From one Rosa rugosa chromosome 4, drRosRugo1.1, whole genome shotgun sequence genomic stretch:
- the LOC133746161 gene encoding NAC domain-containing protein 71-like, protein MGGASLPPGFRFHPTDEELVGYYLSRKVEGLEFELEVIPVIDLYKFDPWELPEKSFLPRRDMEWFFFCPRDRKYPNGSRTNRATKAGYWKATGKDRKVVCQSSVTGYRKTLVFYRGRAPLGDRTEWIMHEYRLNDDFPQGSPGHQGVFALCRVVKKKEHTQKANDSNGEPKAKTTGSTSSTGDLTSTRNSNETLSISAGMSSQVNYQHDESRHSSHTTSPYEVSPMAEFEPAPRGTNPADFWISPDLILDSSKDYPQLQGAVPNYFPQYEFPSTMSPWQSYEHTEISPSSSYSNFGDFQMADDMNQMASMSPFSGHTDYMGYCGNEGLQFEVSETWDGQALICRQVSADGSLRELGRLWLQEDNIIVM, encoded by the exons ATGGGAGGGGCATCACTACCACCAGGTTTTAGATTCCACCCAACTGATGAGGAATTAGTGGGATACTATCTTAGTAGAAAAGTGGAGGGGCTTGAATTTGAGCTCGAAGTAATTCCTGTGATCGATTTGTACAAATTTGACCCCTGGGAGCTGCCAG AGAAATCGTTTCTCCCCAGGCGAGATATGGAATGGTTCTTCTTCTGTCCAAGGGATCGAAAGTACCCGAATGGCTCAAGAACAAATCGAGCTACTAAAGCTGGCTACTGGAAAGCCACTGGAAAAGACCGCAAGGTTGTCTGCCAATCTAGTGTTACTGGATACCGCAAGACCCTTGTTTTCTATCGTGGACGTGCTCCTTTAGGTGATCGAACAGAGTGGATTATGCATGAGTACCGCCTCAATGATGATTTTCCTCAGGGGTCACCAGGTCATCAG GGAGTTTTTGCTTTGTGCCGTGTTGTTAAAAAGAAAGAGCATACACAGAAGGCAAATGATTCCAATGGAGAACCCAAGGCTAAGACGACTGGAAGTACTTCGAGCACTGGGGATTTGACCTCAACAAGAAACTCGAATGAGACCTTGAGCATCTCTGCTGGAATGTCATCTCAAGTGAACTACCAGCATGACGAGAGTCGCCATTCAAGCCATACTACTTCTCCATATGAAGTCTCTCCAATGGCAGAGTTTGAGCCAGCTCCAAGAGGCACCAATCCTGCAGACTTCTGGATCTCACCTGACTTAATTCTTGATTCTTCAAAG GACTACCCACAGTTACAAGGAGCTGTGCCTAATTACTTCCCCCAGTACGAGTTTCCAAGCACAATGTCACCATGGCAGTCATATGAACACACTGAGATTTCGCCTAGTTCATCATACTCAAATTTTGGAGACTTCCAAATGGCAGATGATATGAATCAAATGGCCAGCATGTCACCTTTCTCAGGACACACAGACTACATGGGTTATTGTGGAAATGAGGGATTGCAATTTGAAG TATCTGAAACATGGGATGGCCAAGCTCTAATTTGCAGGCAAGTGAGCGCAGATGGGAGTTTACGGGAGCTTGGACGTCTATGGCTGCAGGAAGACAACATAATTGTGATGTAG
- the LOC133745310 gene encoding aluminum-activated malate transporter 12-like, whose amino-acid sequence MFPKVHAGMDMEMNSNMDCGKSKGIIGEKSMRILVDKMKKYPVLIWRTMWKVGRDDPRRAIHAVKVGLALTLVSLLYLLQPLFTGIGQNAIWAVMTVVVVLEFTAGATLCKGLNRGLGTLLAGSLAFFIEYIATESGHIFRAFFIGAAVFLIGAAATYIRFIPYIRKNYDYGVVIFLLTFNLITVSSYRVDNVMKIAHDRFFTIAIGCGVCLLMSLLVFPNWSGEELHSSTVFKLEGLARSIEACVNEYFSEQDQIEANQDKSTEDPIYGGYKAVLDSKSFDETMALHASWEPRHSRHCYRFPWQQYVKLGNVLRHFGYTVVALHGCLRTEIQTPRSVRGLFKDPCIRLAGEVSKGLKELANSVRNRRHCSPEILSDHLHEALQDLNTAIKSQPRLFLGANSNQATNMLALAAAHATSQKHAKYSSGGGGVSLSSVKTDSSALMEWKSKRESSERKFLRPQLSKIAITSLEFSEALPFAAFAALLVETVAKLDNVIEEVEELGRIACFKEYEHGDENIVVTSDKPQVIDVTQNQLPSHGVD is encoded by the exons ATGTTTCCCAAAGTTCATGCAGGCATGGATATGGAAATGAACAGCAACATGGATTGTGGGAAAAGCAAAGGCATCATTGGAGAGAAGAGTATGCGAATTCTTGTTGACAAGATGAAAAAATACCCGGTTTTGATTTGGAGGACCATGTGGAAAGTGGGAAGAGATGATCCAAGAAGAGCGATCCATGCTGTGAAAGTTGGTCTGGCTTTGACACTGGTCTCATTGTTGTATCTGTTGCAGCCACTCTTCACTGGGATTGGACAGAATGCCATTTGGGCTGTCATGACTGTTGTTGTTGTGCTAGAGTTCACTGCAG GGGCAACTTTATGCAAAGGACTCAACAGAGGATTGGGGACACTGTTAGCTGGATCTTTGGCATTTTTCATTGAGTATATTGCAACTGAATCTGGTCACATATTTCGAGCATTTTTCATTGGAGCTGCAGTTTTCCTGATAG GAGCTGCAGCAACATACATCAGGTTCATTCCTTATATTAGGAAGAACTATGATTATGGAGTTGTCATATTTCTCTTGACCTTCAATCTGATAACTGTGTCAAGCTACCGTGTTGACAATGTCATGAAAATCGCTCATGATCGCTTCTTCACCATCGCTATAGGCTGTGGTGTCTGCCTCCTTATGAGTCTTCTGGTATTTCCAAATTGGTCAGGAGAAGAGCTACATAGTTCCACTGTCTTCAAGCTTGAAGGCCTAGCTAGATCTATTGAAG CTTGTGTGAATGAGTACTTCAGTGAACAAGATCAAATAGAAGCAAACCAAGACAAATCAACTGAGGATCCAATATATGGAGGTTATAAGGCTGTTTTGGACTCAAAATCTTTTGATGAAACCATG GCCTTACATGCAAGTTGGGAACCAAGGCACTCAAGGCACTGTTACAGATTTCCATGGCAGCAATATGTCAAATTGGGAAATGTTCTTCGCCATTTTGGGTACACTGTTGTAGCTCTACATGGATGTCTACGAACTGAAATTCAG ACCCCAAGATCTGTTAGAGGTCTATTCAAGGACCCCTGCATTAGGCTTGCAGGAGAAGTATCAAAAGGACTAAAGGAACTGGCCAACAGCGTTAGGAATCGTCGCCATTGCTCCCCCGAAATACTCTCTGATCATCTCCATGAAGCCTTACAAGACCTCAACACCGCCATAAAGTCACAACCGAGACTTTTCCTAGGCGCAAACAGCAACCAGGCTACCAACATGCTTGCTTTAGCAGCTGCACACGCCACATCCCAAAAGCACGCAAAGTACTcgtcagggggaggaggagtttCTTTGTCAAGTGTGAAAACCGACAGCTCTGCATTGATGGAATGGAAATCCAAGAGGGAGTCTTCCGAGAGGAAGTTCCTGCGGCCACAGTTGAGCAAAATCGCAATAACTAGCCTCGAGTTCTCAGAAGCACTTCCTTTTGCTGCCTTTGCTGCTTTGCTGGTGGAGACAGTGGCAAAGCTTGACAATGTGATTGAGGAAGTTGAAGAACTGGGAAGGATTGCATGCTTCAAAGAGTATGAACATGGTGATGAGAATATCGTTGTCACTAGTGACAAGCCACAAGTAATTGATGTAACTCAAAACCAATTGCCTTCCCATGGTGTTGATTAA
- the LOC133745315 gene encoding uncharacterized protein LOC133745315, producing the protein MAYYFSNTVSSGSGWKRSPYSLFGWNIGKPKLDEDPRPQIKYHDTTDLPFPPSLLDKTFLRGRELKCCYKATIDGFSAADFHNCCDFKGPCAIVGYTNKSFKFGAFNPEGYRSTDDYYDSFDPFLFYWTDNEKTDDPIVLPKVGGSGAALFDYARGGPQFGADGLLIGPPLAPVMGGFAGPDTNSGIGDLRQAKSRLGLSYAKRKDGKESLFGDENRATLEEVEVYCSPQIASLY; encoded by the exons ATGGCTTATTACTTCTCAAACACTGTCTCTTCTGGTTCTGGATGGAAGAGAAGCCCTTATAGCTTGTTTGGGTGGAATATAGGCAAGCCAAAACTTGATGAAGATCCAAGGCCACAGATCAAGTACCATGATACTACTGATCTTCCATTTCCACCTTCTCTTCTGGACAAAACATTCTTAAGAG GTAGGGAACTCAAATGTTGCTATAAGGCCACCATTGATGGATTTAGTGCAGCTGATTTCCATAACTGTTGTGACTTCAAGGGGCCATGTGCCATAGTTGGCTACACAAACAAGTCCTTCAAGTTTGGTGCATTCAACCCTGAAGGCTATAGAAGCACAGATGATTACTATGACAGTTTTGATCCATTTCTATTCTACTGGACAGATAATGAGAAAACTGATGACCCAATTGTTCTGCCCAAAGTAGGAGGCAGTGGTGCAGCCCTTTTTGACTATGCTCGGGGTGGGCCACAATTTGGGGCCGATGGGCTCCTCATTGGCCCACCTCTAGCGCCGGTTATGGGTGGGTTTGCTGGCCCGGATACTAATTCGGGTATTGGTGATTTAAGGCAAGCCAAATCTAGATTAGGATTGTCATATGCAAAGAGAAAAGATGGAAAGGAGTCACTTTTTGGGGATGAGAATAGAGCAACCCTTGAAGAAGTAGAAGTCTATTGTAGTCCTCAAATTGCAAGCTTGTACTAA